A genomic region of Azoarcus sp. KH32C contains the following coding sequences:
- a CDS encoding rubrerythrin family protein codes for MATPFHNPESVTIKNLESAFAGESMAHIKYRYFAKLCREVGDEETAKAFEATAEQEVMHAFGHLDLLYPREKMSPARALQFAIEGETYEYTEMYPNFRHAAVAEGNDAAVKEIDEQIEESKEHAAQFKAVLERAAKRFAALAKVEERHANHYRQVLDRISA; via the coding sequence ATGGCTACCCCGTTCCACAATCCCGAATCGGTCACCATCAAGAACCTCGAGTCCGCCTTTGCCGGCGAATCGATGGCGCACATCAAATATCGTTACTTCGCGAAACTCTGCCGCGAAGTGGGCGACGAAGAGACAGCGAAGGCCTTTGAAGCCACGGCCGAGCAGGAAGTCATGCACGCGTTCGGCCACCTCGACCTGCTTTATCCCAGGGAGAAGATGAGTCCCGCCCGTGCGCTGCAGTTCGCCATCGAAGGCGAAACCTACGAGTACACGGAGATGTATCCGAACTTCCGCCACGCTGCGGTTGCCGAAGGCAACGACGCTGCAGTGAAGGAGATCGATGAGCAGATCGAAGAGTCGAAGGAACATGCGGCCCAGTTCAAGGCGGTGCTGGAACGAGCCGCCAAGCGCTTCGCGGCCCTCGCAAAAGTGGAAGAGCGCCATGCGAACCACTATCGGCAAGTGCTCGATCGCATTTCGGCCTGA
- a CDS encoding hemerythrin domain-containing protein, whose amino-acid sequence MTQITALMTDDHRACDEAFARAETAVSKGKWDDAKSALQTFVDALQAHFDAEESILFPKFEAATGMAGGPTYVMRGEHTEMRSALERMHEALSNQDADEYAGESETLLILMQQHNMKEENILYPMCDAHLPGAELSSDLKDRLGAGAQA is encoded by the coding sequence ATGACCCAGATTACCGCCCTGATGACCGATGATCACCGTGCCTGCGACGAGGCCTTTGCTCGCGCCGAAACCGCTGTTTCCAAAGGCAAGTGGGACGACGCGAAGAGCGCGCTGCAAACCTTTGTCGACGCATTGCAGGCCCACTTCGACGCCGAGGAGTCCATCCTGTTCCCGAAGTTCGAAGCGGCAACCGGCATGGCCGGAGGGCCGACGTACGTCATGCGCGGAGAGCATACCGAAATGCGCAGCGCGCTCGAGCGGATGCACGAGGCTCTGAGCAACCAGGACGCGGACGAGTATGCCGGCGAATCGGAAACGCTGCTGATCCTCATGCAGCAGCACAACATGAAAGAAGAGAACATCCTGTATCCGATGTGCGACGCGCATCTGCCCGGCGCAGAGCTCTCGTCCGACCTGAAGGACCGGCTCGGTGCCGGGGCGCAGGCATGA
- a CDS encoding transcription regulator codes for MVNPTMPTDPIEPPYAATSSAMHWVAAEVWDHLWPWSHHGFQRQRAVQAASMALGLAASVVWVLAAMGQMEAGALIGWWFGWSAFEVVVRLGSKPYVKDGPWWGRRYRVANTMDMICYVGFKNLLIGATLFIGLKSLGLLTP; via the coding sequence ATGGTCAATCCGACAATGCCGACCGACCCCATCGAGCCCCCGTACGCGGCCACAAGCAGCGCGATGCATTGGGTCGCCGCCGAAGTTTGGGATCACCTGTGGCCATGGAGTCACCATGGTTTCCAGCGTCAACGCGCCGTGCAGGCCGCAAGCATGGCCTTGGGACTCGCGGCGAGCGTCGTGTGGGTGCTGGCAGCCATGGGACAGATGGAGGCCGGTGCCTTGATCGGCTGGTGGTTCGGCTGGAGCGCGTTCGAAGTCGTCGTGCGCTTGGGCTCCAAGCCCTACGTGAAGGATGGCCCGTGGTGGGGACGGCGTTATCGTGTCGCAAACACGATGGACATGATCTGCTACGTCGGCTTCAAGAACCTGCTGATTGGGGCGACCTTGTTCATCGGCTTGAAGTCGCTGGGGCTTCTGACGCCGTGA
- a CDS encoding rubredoxin, producing MKKYQCIVCGFIYDESEGMPDEGIAAGTRWDDIPADWCCPDCGVAKADFEMIEI from the coding sequence ATGAAAAAATATCAGTGCATCGTGTGCGGCTTCATCTACGACGAATCCGAGGGCATGCCGGACGAAGGCATTGCGGCCGGCACCCGCTGGGACGACATCCCCGCGGACTGGTGCTGCCCGGACTGCGGCGTTGCCAAGGCCGACTTCGAAATGATCGAAATCTGA
- the nosZ gene encoding TAT-dependent nitrous-oxide reductase: MSQDRIKDQKHDGQPDVSRRKFLNTAAFAGLAGASMTVGLSACKQEEKAAPAAAPASAPAAASEAGKYEVAPGQLDTYYSFSSGGHSGNVRIYGLPSGRELKCIPVFNTDCLVGWGITNESKAIIGTKPDGSLKYQTGDTHHVHPSYTDGTYDGKYLFVNDKINSRLARVRLDTMECDKITELPNVQGFHGTFPDKRDPVDASINHTTRVFCGAEFSIPLPNNGHNIEKTAEYRSLFSCVDSETMQVRWQVLIDGNCDLVATSYDGKLAATNQYNTEMGVHYPEMMSVERDACLFFNVARIEEAVKAGKVTYIGDSKVPVVDGRKAANADPKTALTCYVPIPKNPHGVNISPDGKYYACSGKLSPTATVIEHELVLKWFEGEIKEPRDTVVAEPEIGLGPLHTGFDNKGNAYTTLFLDSQIVKWNVEAAIKAYKGDKNVTVVLDRIDVHYQPGHGFTSMGETKEADGKFFISDNKFSKDRFLPVGPLHPETAQMIDISGDKMKLVADHSVLSEPHDSIVVRRDIIKTRQVYNMDEFPNAVKDPKDSGVFRDGKKVTVKLTGQAPAYSMPEFTVKKGDEVTIILTNHDKVEDLTHGFAIPKHDINFIVNPQETKSVTFKADKPGIYWCYCTHFCHALHLEMRSRMIVEL, from the coding sequence ATGAGCCAGGACCGTATCAAGGACCAGAAGCATGACGGCCAACCAGACGTGAGCCGTCGGAAGTTCCTCAACACCGCCGCCTTTGCCGGCCTTGCCGGCGCGAGCATGACCGTCGGGTTGTCAGCATGCAAGCAGGAGGAGAAGGCCGCTCCCGCCGCGGCGCCGGCCTCCGCTCCCGCCGCAGCTTCAGAGGCCGGGAAATATGAAGTCGCGCCGGGCCAACTCGACACGTACTACTCGTTCTCAAGCGGCGGCCATTCGGGCAACGTCCGCATCTATGGTCTGCCTTCAGGCCGCGAACTGAAATGCATCCCGGTATTCAATACCGACTGTCTGGTCGGCTGGGGCATCACGAACGAATCGAAGGCCATCATTGGCACGAAGCCGGACGGCAGCCTCAAGTATCAGACCGGCGACACCCACCACGTGCATCCGTCGTACACCGACGGCACGTATGACGGCAAGTACCTGTTTGTCAACGACAAGATCAACAGTCGCCTGGCCCGTGTCCGTCTCGACACGATGGAGTGCGACAAGATCACCGAGCTGCCGAACGTGCAAGGCTTCCACGGCACTTTCCCGGACAAGCGGGACCCGGTCGACGCCTCGATCAATCACACGACGCGCGTCTTCTGCGGCGCCGAGTTCTCGATTCCGTTGCCGAACAACGGCCACAATATCGAAAAGACCGCCGAGTATCGTTCGCTCTTCAGCTGCGTCGACTCGGAGACCATGCAGGTCCGCTGGCAGGTGCTGATCGACGGCAACTGCGACCTCGTCGCGACCTCCTACGACGGCAAGCTGGCGGCGACGAACCAGTACAACACCGAGATGGGTGTCCATTACCCCGAGATGATGTCGGTCGAGCGGGACGCCTGCCTGTTCTTCAACGTCGCGCGTATCGAAGAAGCGGTCAAGGCCGGCAAGGTCACCTACATCGGCGACTCGAAGGTGCCGGTGGTCGACGGTCGCAAGGCCGCCAACGCCGATCCGAAGACGGCGCTGACCTGCTACGTGCCCATCCCGAAGAATCCGCACGGCGTGAATATCAGCCCCGACGGCAAGTACTACGCCTGCTCGGGCAAGCTCTCGCCGACCGCGACGGTGATCGAGCACGAGCTGGTGCTGAAGTGGTTCGAAGGCGAAATCAAGGAACCGCGCGACACGGTCGTCGCCGAGCCCGAGATTGGCCTTGGACCCCTGCATACCGGTTTCGACAACAAGGGCAACGCGTACACGACACTCTTCCTCGACAGCCAGATCGTGAAGTGGAACGTCGAAGCCGCGATCAAGGCGTACAAGGGCGACAAGAATGTGACCGTGGTGCTCGACCGCATCGACGTGCACTACCAGCCGGGCCACGGCTTCACGTCAATGGGCGAAACGAAGGAAGCCGACGGCAAGTTCTTCATCTCGGACAACAAGTTCTCGAAGGACCGCTTCCTGCCGGTCGGCCCGCTGCACCCGGAAACGGCGCAGATGATCGACATCAGCGGCGACAAGATGAAGCTCGTGGCCGACCACTCGGTGTTGTCGGAGCCGCATGACTCGATCGTAGTCCGTCGCGACATCATCAAGACTCGTCAGGTGTACAACATGGACGAGTTCCCGAACGCCGTGAAGGATCCGAAGGACTCGGGCGTGTTCCGCGATGGCAAGAAGGTCACGGTCAAACTCACCGGCCAGGCGCCCGCCTACAGCATGCCGGAATTCACGGTCAAGAAGGGCGATGAGGTCACGATCATTCTGACCAACCACGACAAGGTGGAGGATCTGACGCACGGCTTCGCGATTCCGAAGCACGACATCAACTTCATCGTGAACCCGCAGGAAACCAAGTCGGTCACGTTCAAGGCCGACAAGCCGGGTATCTACTGGTGCTACTGCACGCATTTCTGCCACGCACTGCACCTGGAGATGCGTAGCCGCATGATTGTGGAGCTGTAA
- a CDS encoding nitrous oxide reductase accessory protein NosL: MTHRTSRRMPGVLVGLIAAVLLSACGPSGTGQSGPVAVEIDRNTACSLDGMLLSDYPGPKGQIIYADKPDPEFFCDTMELFAIYLKPEQVRAVRAVFVQDMGKADWDAPKDGWIDAKTAWYVIGSSRQGSMGPTIGSFGQEADARKFAEKYGGKVLPFSGVTPDMAVLDGGALHDSKM, translated from the coding sequence ATGACTCATCGAACATCGCGCCGCATGCCCGGCGTCCTCGTCGGCCTGATCGCGGCTGTGCTCCTGTCGGCCTGCGGCCCGTCGGGTACGGGCCAGAGCGGGCCCGTCGCGGTCGAGATCGACAGAAACACCGCCTGCTCGCTGGACGGCATGCTGCTCAGCGATTATCCGGGCCCCAAGGGGCAGATTATTTATGCCGACAAACCCGATCCCGAATTCTTCTGCGACACGATGGAACTCTTCGCGATCTACCTGAAGCCGGAACAGGTGCGGGCCGTCCGGGCCGTCTTCGTTCAGGACATGGGCAAGGCGGACTGGGACGCGCCCAAGGACGGGTGGATCGACGCCAAGACGGCGTGGTACGTCATCGGCAGCTCGCGGCAAGGCTCCATGGGGCCGACCATCGGCTCTTTCGGCCAGGAAGCGGATGCCCGCAAGTTCGCCGAGAAATATGGCGGCAAGGTGCTCCCCTTCTCGGGCGTCACACCCGACATGGCGGTTCTCGACGGCGGCGCCCTGCATGACAGCAAGATGTGA
- a CDS encoding ABC transporter ATP-binding protein, protein MGAPVIAVRGAARHYGAVRAVDGVDFAVMPGEVFGLIGHNGAGKSTLFKMMLGLIPATSGEIEIDGAAVTGRDFRAVRRKIGYLPENVVLYDNLTGIETLEFFAKLKGVATENCAPILDRVGLSGAARRRVREYSKGMRQRLGFAQALLGNPRILFLDEPTTGLDPEAIREFYVILRGLKADGVTMILTSHILAEIQERVDRLAIMAGGKIQATGTVQALREQMDLPLWFRVRLAHEDFEKVRAVLGGLPVLAIEARDDHVAVECRRDSKMVVMNALTSLGGKVLDLHVHEPSLEDVFFGFSD, encoded by the coding sequence ATGGGCGCACCCGTGATCGCCGTACGCGGAGCCGCCCGGCACTACGGCGCCGTGCGCGCCGTCGACGGCGTCGACTTCGCCGTGATGCCCGGGGAGGTGTTCGGCTTGATCGGCCACAACGGCGCGGGCAAGAGCACGCTCTTCAAGATGATGCTCGGACTGATCCCGGCAACCTCGGGCGAGATCGAAATCGATGGTGCCGCGGTGACCGGACGGGACTTCCGCGCCGTGCGCCGAAAGATCGGCTACCTGCCCGAGAACGTGGTGCTGTACGACAACCTCACGGGCATCGAGACGCTGGAATTCTTCGCGAAGCTCAAGGGCGTCGCTACGGAAAACTGCGCACCGATCCTCGATCGCGTCGGACTCTCCGGGGCGGCCCGCCGCAGGGTCCGCGAGTATTCGAAGGGGATGCGCCAGCGCCTCGGCTTCGCCCAGGCGCTCCTTGGCAATCCGCGCATCCTCTTCCTCGACGAACCGACGACCGGTCTCGACCCGGAGGCGATCCGCGAGTTCTACGTGATCCTGCGTGGGCTCAAGGCCGACGGCGTGACCATGATCCTGACCTCGCACATCCTCGCCGAGATCCAGGAACGGGTCGACCGCCTCGCGATCATGGCGGGCGGCAAGATCCAGGCGACCGGCACCGTGCAGGCGCTTCGCGAGCAGATGGATCTTCCGCTGTGGTTCCGGGTACGCCTCGCTCACGAAGATTTCGAGAAGGTGCGCGCCGTCCTCGGCGGGCTGCCGGTGCTCGCCATCGAGGCGCGCGACGATCACGTCGCCGTCGAATGCCGGCGCGACTCGAAGATGGTGGTGATGAACGCACTGACGTCGCTGGGCGGGAAAGTGCTCGACCTGCATGTGCACGAGCCCTCGCTCGAGGACGTGTTCTTCGGATTCTCGGACTGA
- a CDS encoding nitrous oxide reductase family maturation protein NosD has translation MKAVTRLISAACLALLVSPPAAAEIWRLSPGNAIQAAIDHAAAGDTILLARGRYHERLRIDKPLTLRGIDRPTIDGDGHGDVIRIVGTDVVVEGLIINNSGDDLGAQNAGVYIQPGADRAIVRACDLTYNLFGLWIEKVKDVRIENNVITGKRDYRSASRGNGIQLYNTTGAQIIGNQVSFVRDALYIDVSHHAVFRGNRLHHSRYGTHYMNSYYNLWEDNEVYLNRGGLALMEVRNQIVRNNRSWGNSDHGIMLRTIQDSVIENNIVAGNTRGFFIYDAEYNTLRGNLVIDNIVGVHLSAGSKNNAVEDNDFISNREQVRYIGARDELWGVKDGNYWSNYLGWDRNDDGKGDIPYEANDLVDRLSWQHPMMKLLLASPAVQTLRLVGRQFPLLRAPSVVDSKPNMSPAHDNWRDWLGKYFPGAR, from the coding sequence ATGAAGGCCGTCACCCGCCTTATTTCGGCTGCCTGCCTGGCGCTGCTCGTCAGTCCTCCCGCAGCCGCAGAAATCTGGCGCCTTTCCCCCGGCAACGCAATCCAGGCGGCGATCGACCATGCCGCCGCCGGGGACACGATCCTGCTCGCCCGCGGGCGCTATCACGAGCGTTTGCGCATCGACAAGCCGCTGACGCTGCGCGGAATCGACCGGCCGACCATCGATGGCGACGGCCACGGCGACGTGATCCGCATTGTCGGCACGGACGTCGTCGTCGAAGGCCTGATCATCAACAATTCCGGCGACGATCTCGGGGCGCAGAATGCCGGCGTCTACATCCAGCCTGGCGCCGACCGCGCGATAGTCCGGGCGTGCGATCTCACCTACAACCTGTTCGGACTCTGGATCGAGAAGGTGAAGGACGTTCGCATCGAAAACAACGTCATCACCGGCAAGCGCGACTATCGCTCGGCCAGCCGCGGCAACGGCATCCAGCTCTACAACACGACCGGCGCGCAGATCATCGGCAACCAGGTCAGCTTCGTGCGCGATGCGCTTTACATCGACGTCTCGCACCATGCCGTGTTTCGCGGCAATCGCCTGCACCATTCCCGCTACGGCACGCACTACATGAATTCCTACTACAACCTGTGGGAAGACAACGAGGTGTACCTGAACCGCGGCGGCTTGGCACTGATGGAAGTGCGCAACCAGATCGTCCGCAACAACCGCAGCTGGGGCAACTCGGATCACGGCATCATGCTGCGCACGATCCAGGACTCCGTCATCGAAAACAACATCGTTGCCGGCAACACCCGCGGCTTCTTCATCTACGACGCCGAATACAACACGCTTCGCGGCAACCTCGTGATCGACAACATCGTCGGCGTGCACCTATCCGCAGGTTCGAAGAACAACGCCGTCGAGGACAACGATTTCATCAGCAATCGCGAACAGGTCCGCTATATCGGCGCGCGCGACGAATTGTGGGGCGTCAAGGACGGCAACTACTGGAGCAACTATCTTGGCTGGGATCGCAACGACGACGGCAAGGGTGACATCCCGTACGAAGCGAACGACCTCGTCGACCGCCTGTCGTGGCAGCACCCGATGATGAAGCTGCTGCTCGCGAGCCCTGCGGTGCAGACGCTGCGCCTGGTCGGCCGGCAGTTTCCGCTGCTGCGCGCACCGAGCGTCGTAGACTCGAAGCCGAACATGAGCCCTGCCCATGACAACTGGAGAGACTGGCTTGGCAAGTATTTCCCCGGCGCCCGCTGA
- a CDS encoding DUF2249 domain-containing protein yields MTKVIDARGLEPPQPFELAMDAIADLQKGEGFLLLLDRMPHPLLRLLDRDGYRHESRVQDDGSVEVRIDYP; encoded by the coding sequence ATGACGAAGGTCATCGACGCACGGGGCCTGGAGCCTCCCCAGCCTTTCGAGTTGGCAATGGACGCGATTGCCGACCTGCAGAAAGGGGAAGGTTTTCTGCTTCTCTTGGATCGAATGCCGCACCCGCTGCTGCGGCTTCTCGACCGGGACGGATACCGACATGAGAGTCGCGTGCAGGATGACGGTTCGGTCGAAGTGAGGATCGACTATCCATGA
- a CDS encoding NosR/NirI family protein, whose protein sequence is MKLPVLIRLFLLTIVVFFAPSSAFADTYEAKLPAEMNSSPDLCKYVPCNEVLPGATVFSERKGQPPYVEGYSEQNGQRKLVGYVMLSTDITDTPAYSGKPVITLIGMDTQGHFVGVKILKHSEPILLLGIPESALVRFNQQYLGQFIGSNIEIGQSRPAENIIGLDAISGATVTVIAQNQVMMKSGTAVARQVGILKPTIREQAKLVETGAKPDWAALVKEGSVQRLVVSTEQVGMPRGGKPFIELWFGYLNQPDIGRAILGDGPYRSLMASLKEGEHALFVIRTDGTQSFKGSGFVRGGIYDRVQIRQDGDSFTFRDLDAANLYGIAAPGAPAFTESSIFIIRSKAFSAAYPWKFVFLGNRVDRATGARSFANFDTEYWLPATYLQGGRPEVVKPDAPWVRVWKTRAVEIGLFVALLLAVATVYALRDRLTRRATRNRRWPVNAFKYSGWLISIGFVGFGMLAQPSVTQVLTWFHALLFHWTWELFLSDPFIFLFWIFIIITVFVWGRGLFCGWLCPFGSLSELLYRVGRLVGLKRFQFQLPRKWHNRLKWVKYGVFFGLLTVSVFSMGLAEKLAEIEPFKTTFLVGLFNRSWPYTLFASTLLGLSIFIERPFCKYLCPLGASLAMPSTFRWFGLKRKQECNSCKACAVGCGSQAIDEDGRIDHRECLHCLDCMILYTDAHACPPLSQERKRRTKGGLSLTPIGADGYFIPIKPVAARADVAASNH, encoded by the coding sequence ATGAAGCTTCCGGTCCTGATTCGCCTGTTCCTGCTCACCATCGTCGTCTTTTTTGCGCCCTCATCCGCCTTCGCCGATACCTACGAGGCGAAGCTGCCGGCCGAGATGAACAGCTCGCCCGATCTGTGCAAGTACGTGCCCTGCAACGAAGTGCTGCCGGGCGCGACCGTCTTTTCGGAACGCAAGGGTCAGCCGCCCTATGTGGAGGGGTATTCCGAACAGAATGGCCAACGCAAGCTCGTCGGCTATGTGATGCTGTCGACCGACATCACGGACACGCCGGCCTACTCCGGCAAGCCCGTGATCACGCTGATCGGGATGGACACGCAGGGGCACTTCGTCGGCGTGAAGATCCTCAAGCATTCGGAACCGATCCTGCTCCTGGGCATCCCCGAATCGGCACTGGTCCGCTTCAACCAGCAGTATCTCGGCCAATTCATCGGCAGCAATATCGAGATCGGCCAGTCGCGACCCGCGGAGAACATCATCGGCCTGGACGCGATCTCCGGCGCGACCGTGACCGTCATCGCACAGAACCAGGTGATGATGAAATCGGGCACTGCAGTCGCCCGGCAGGTTGGGATCCTGAAGCCGACGATTCGCGAGCAGGCGAAACTCGTCGAGACGGGCGCGAAACCGGACTGGGCGGCGCTCGTAAAGGAAGGCAGCGTCCAACGTCTCGTCGTCAGTACCGAGCAGGTGGGAATGCCGCGCGGCGGCAAGCCCTTTATCGAGCTCTGGTTCGGCTACCTCAATCAGCCTGACATCGGCCGTGCAATTCTGGGCGACGGACCTTATCGCAGCCTGATGGCCAGCTTGAAGGAAGGCGAGCATGCGCTGTTCGTGATCCGCACCGACGGCACCCAATCCTTCAAGGGTTCGGGCTTCGTGCGGGGCGGCATCTACGACCGCGTCCAGATCCGCCAAGACGGCGATTCCTTCACTTTCCGCGATCTCGACGCAGCGAACCTGTATGGAATCGCGGCCCCCGGCGCCCCGGCCTTCACCGAATCGTCGATCTTCATCATTCGCTCAAAGGCCTTCTCCGCGGCTTACCCGTGGAAATTCGTCTTCCTCGGCAATCGCGTCGACCGTGCGACTGGCGCCCGCAGCTTCGCGAACTTCGACACAGAATACTGGCTGCCGGCGACCTACTTGCAGGGCGGACGGCCCGAGGTCGTGAAACCCGACGCACCGTGGGTCCGCGTCTGGAAAACACGCGCGGTCGAGATCGGCCTGTTCGTCGCACTGCTCCTTGCCGTCGCAACCGTGTATGCCTTGCGCGATCGGCTGACGCGCCGCGCGACGCGCAACCGGCGCTGGCCAGTCAATGCCTTCAAGTACAGCGGCTGGCTCATCAGCATCGGCTTCGTCGGCTTCGGCATGCTGGCGCAACCTTCCGTGACGCAGGTCCTGACCTGGTTCCACGCCCTGCTCTTCCACTGGACCTGGGAACTGTTCCTCTCCGATCCGTTCATCTTCCTGTTCTGGATCTTCATCATCATCACGGTGTTCGTCTGGGGACGGGGACTCTTCTGCGGCTGGCTGTGCCCCTTCGGCTCGCTCTCGGAGCTGCTGTACCGGGTCGGCCGGCTGGTGGGCCTGAAGCGATTCCAGTTCCAGCTGCCGCGCAAGTGGCACAACCGGCTGAAGTGGGTGAAGTACGGCGTGTTCTTCGGGCTGCTGACGGTGTCCGTCTTCTCGATGGGGCTGGCCGAGAAGCTCGCGGAGATCGAACCATTCAAGACGACCTTCCTGGTGGGCCTCTTCAACCGTAGCTGGCCCTATACGCTGTTCGCGTCGACGCTGCTCGGCCTGTCGATCTTCATCGAGCGCCCGTTCTGCAAGTACCTCTGCCCGCTCGGCGCGTCGCTCGCGATGCCTTCGACCTTCCGCTGGTTCGGCCTCAAGCGCAAGCAGGAGTGCAATTCTTGCAAGGCCTGCGCGGTGGGCTGCGGCTCTCAGGCGATCGACGAGGACGGCCGCATCGATCACCGCGAATGCCTGCACTGCCTCGATTGTATGATTCTGTATACCGATGCCCATGCATGCCCGCCGCTGTCGCAGGAGCGCAAGCGCCGCACGAAGGGCGGGTTGTCGCTGACGCCGATCGGCGCCGACGGCTATTTCATCCCGATCAAGCCGGTCGCCGCGCGCGCGGACGTCGCGGCATCGAATCACTGA
- a CDS encoding ABC transporter permease gives MELRQIATIAGKEFRDRIRNRWVLAVALVFTVFALVIAYFGGAQQGTVGFRSIEFTIASLVSLVIYLVPLIALVLGFDAVVGERERGSLDLLLSMPITRFELLLGKYLGLAAALAFSTIVGFGLVGVVLSAQLEAASLLHYAGFIISSVLLGLAFLSLAVMTSVFAADRTRASGLAIALWFFFVLVFDLILLGALVVTGGKYGGEVFPYLLLLNPADVFRILNIFSLDDVRTLYGLATVFPRALAEPWLLGIVMAGWIAAPLGIAAWRFRK, from the coding sequence ATGGAACTGCGACAGATCGCCACCATTGCAGGCAAGGAATTCCGCGACCGCATCCGCAATCGCTGGGTGCTCGCGGTGGCTCTCGTATTTACGGTGTTTGCGCTGGTCATCGCCTACTTCGGCGGCGCCCAGCAAGGCACCGTGGGTTTCCGCTCGATCGAATTCACGATCGCGAGCCTCGTCAGCCTCGTCATCTATCTCGTGCCGCTGATCGCGCTGGTGCTCGGCTTCGACGCGGTCGTCGGCGAACGGGAGCGCGGTTCGCTCGATCTGCTCCTGTCGATGCCCATCACGCGCTTCGAACTGCTCCTCGGCAAGTATCTTGGGCTCGCCGCCGCGCTGGCGTTTTCGACCATCGTCGGATTCGGCCTCGTCGGCGTCGTGCTGTCGGCGCAGTTGGAGGCCGCATCCCTGCTCCACTATGCCGGCTTCATCATCAGCTCGGTACTGCTGGGACTCGCCTTCCTGAGTCTCGCGGTGATGACCTCGGTGTTCGCCGCCGATCGCACTCGCGCATCGGGACTCGCGATCGCGCTGTGGTTCTTCTTCGTGCTGGTGTTCGACCTGATCCTGCTCGGCGCCCTCGTGGTCACCGGCGGCAAGTACGGCGGCGAGGTCTTCCCCTACCTGTTGCTGCTCAACCCGGCCGACGTCTTCCGCATCCTCAACATCTTTTCTCTCGACGACGTCCGCACGCTATACGGACTCGCGACCGTCTTCCCCCGCGCGCTCGCCGAACCCTGGCTGCTCGGCATCGTCATGGCCGGCTGGATCGCAGCGCCGCTGGGCATCGCAGCATGGAGATTCCGCAAATGA